From a single Candoia aspera isolate rCanAsp1 chromosome 2, rCanAsp1.hap2, whole genome shotgun sequence genomic region:
- the TOB1 gene encoding protein Tob1 has product MQLEIQVALNFIISYLYNKLPRRRVNIFGEELERLLKKKYEGHWYPEKPYKGSGFRCIHVGEKVDPVIEQASKESGLDIDDVRGNLPQDLSVWIDPFEVSYQIGEKGPVKVLYVDDSSENGCELDKEIKNSFNPEAQVFMPISDPASSVSSSPSPPIGHSATVSPTFMPRSTQPLTFTTATFAATKFGSTKMKNSSRTSKVARTSPTNLGLNVNDLLKQKALSSSMHSLYGLGLNSQQVSQQQQPSQQQQKTSALSPNAKEFIFPNVQGQGNTNNLFPGDNPLNLSPLQYSNAFDMFAAYGGLNEKSFVDGLNFSLNSMQYSNQQFQPVMAN; this is encoded by the coding sequence ATGCAGCTTGAAATACAAGTAGCactcaattttattatttcatatttgtaCAATAAGCTTCCCAGACGACGTGTGAACATTTTTGGTGAAGAACTTGAAAGACTGCTTAAGAAGAAGTATGAAGGGCACTGGTATCCAGAAAAGCCATACAAAGGATCAGGGTTTAGATGTATACATGTAGGCGAAAAAGTGGACCCAGTTATTGAACAAGCATCCAAAGAGAGTGGTTTGGACATTGATGATGTTCGTGGCAATCTGCCTCAGGATCTTAGTGTTTGGATTGACCCATTTGAGGTTTCATACCAAATTGGTGAAAAGGGACCAGTGAAAGTGCTTTATGTGGATGATTCCAGTGAAAATGGATGTGAACTAGATAAAGAAATCAAGAATAGCTTTAACCCAGAGGCCCAGGTGTTCATGCCAATTAGTGACCCCGCATCTTCTGTGTCAAGTTCTCCTTCGCCTCCCATTGGTCATTCTGCCACTGTGAGCCCAACCTTCATGCCCCGTTCCACTCAGCCTTTAACTTTCACCACTGCCACATTTGCTGCCACCAAGTTTGGCTCAACCAAAATGAAGAACAGCAGCCGTACCAGCAAGGTTGCCCGCACTTCTCCCACTAATCTTGGTTTGAATGTCAACGATCTGCTGAAACAGAAAGCTCTTTCATCCTCCATGCACTCTCTCTATGGTCTTGGTCTCAATAGCCAGCAGGTttcacaacagcaacaaccatcACAACAGCAGCAGAAAACATCTGCCCTTTCTCCTAACGCAAAGGAGTTCATTTTCCCTAACGTACAGGGCCAAGGTAATACAAACAACCTGTTCCCTGGAGACAATCCCCTTAACCTTAGTCCTCTCCAGTACAGTAATGCCTTTGATATGTTTGCAGCCTATGGAGGTCTAAATGAAAAGTCTTTTGTGGATGGCTTGAATTTCAGTTTAAATAGCATGCAGTACTCTAACCAGCAATTCCAGCCTGTTATGGCTaactaa